Proteins encoded within one genomic window of Microbacterium sp. LKL04:
- a CDS encoding S1C family serine protease: MSDSNTPDPNTSGANVPPRPPLPESGAPGHQGAPDAQATPAHHSGQGWYGQATHPQGAQDAGQHAPGAAFSTQPQPGEPAAERSHDAKVGSGKIVAVLVAAAIVGAVSGLGGAAIGNDVFQPQAAAVAPKGSTQITVNDPDQVNQTTGIATKTLPSVVTISATSSSGGGTGSGVILSEDGYVVTNTHVVTLDGASSDASLRVTTSDGRVFNAKIVGTDPIYDLAVIKLTDATDLTPITFADSAKLNVGDTTVAVGAPLGLSNTVTTGIVSALNRSIQIASSAVPDSGEQEQGQGQNGESPFQFDFGQGEQRGSGSSGTISIAVIQTDAAINPGNSGGALVDDEGNLIGINVAIATAGGGSSSSSEAGSIGVGFSIPSNVVKRVADEIIKDGKATHGLLGAMVGNAADAEDSTVAGALISQVTPGGAAAQAGLKAGDVVTEFDGVPVRDATDLTAQVRALAAGSSANLVYVRDGRSQSADVTLGTLSD, encoded by the coding sequence ATGAGCGATTCGAACACCCCCGACCCGAACACGTCCGGAGCGAATGTGCCCCCGCGTCCGCCGCTGCCTGAATCCGGTGCGCCCGGTCACCAGGGTGCCCCGGACGCCCAGGCCACGCCTGCGCATCACTCCGGCCAGGGGTGGTACGGGCAGGCGACCCACCCGCAGGGCGCCCAGGATGCCGGCCAGCACGCCCCGGGCGCGGCGTTCTCGACGCAGCCCCAGCCCGGTGAGCCGGCGGCGGAGCGGTCTCACGACGCGAAGGTCGGCTCGGGCAAGATCGTGGCGGTGCTCGTCGCCGCTGCCATCGTGGGCGCGGTGTCGGGCCTCGGCGGTGCAGCGATCGGGAACGACGTCTTCCAGCCACAGGCGGCCGCGGTCGCGCCCAAGGGGTCGACCCAGATCACGGTCAATGATCCGGACCAGGTCAACCAGACCACGGGCATCGCTACCAAGACGCTTCCCAGCGTCGTGACCATCAGCGCCACGTCGTCGAGCGGCGGCGGTACGGGATCCGGAGTCATCCTCAGCGAGGACGGCTACGTCGTCACCAACACGCATGTGGTGACCCTGGACGGAGCGAGCTCCGACGCGTCCCTCCGGGTCACGACCTCCGACGGCCGCGTCTTCAACGCGAAGATCGTGGGCACCGATCCGATCTACGACCTCGCCGTCATCAAGCTGACGGACGCGACAGACCTCACTCCCATCACCTTCGCCGACTCCGCCAAGCTCAATGTCGGGGACACGACCGTCGCTGTGGGCGCCCCGCTCGGCCTGTCCAACACGGTCACGACCGGCATCGTCAGCGCACTGAACCGCTCCATCCAGATCGCCTCCTCCGCCGTCCCCGACTCGGGCGAGCAGGAGCAGGGACAGGGCCAGAACGGCGAGTCGCCGTTCCAGTTCGATTTCGGCCAGGGCGAGCAGCGCGGTTCGGGTTCGTCGGGAACGATCTCGATCGCGGTCATCCAGACGGATGCCGCCATCAACCCGGGGAACTCGGGTGGCGCACTCGTCGACGATGAAGGCAATCTCATCGGCATCAACGTCGCGATCGCGACCGCGGGCGGCGGTTCGTCCTCCTCCAGCGAGGCGGGCTCCATCGGAGTCGGCTTCTCGATCCCGTCGAACGTGGTCAAGCGTGTTGCAGACGAGATCATCAAGGACGGCAAGGCCACCCACGGCCTGCTCGGCGCGATGGTCGGCAATGCCGCGGACGCGGAGGACAGCACCGTCGCCGGTGCGCTCATCAGCCAGGTGACCCCGGGCGGCGCAGCAGCGCAGGCGGGCCTGAAGGCGGGCGACGTCGTCACGGAATTCGACGGAGTCCCGGTCCGCGACGCCACCGACCTCACGGCCCAGGTCCGCGCTCTGGCGGCAGGCAGCTCGGCGAACCTCGTCTACGTCCGTGACGGCAGATCGCAGAGCGCCGACGTCACGCTCGGCACGCTGAGCGACTGA
- a CDS encoding CDP-glycerol glycerophosphotransferase family protein encodes MGSFSFSSGNAAQVLRLPLHVLGLVATRFIPRSRDLWVFGSAAGIGEGAWALWQVAAANGEHAVWLTGSEKDAAAARRAGVPSVPKGGVRGFWLTARARVVVVTHGAGDVNRYGTAGSFLVQLWHGIPLKRLGLDSPVTAKAPVNLPGLAPLLRYAYRRTQRRICLLPAASHLVRGRLESAFGLSHDRIPVTGEPRVDVLADGSAADARASVEALVGPTSGAHLVLYAPTWRDGAPDPAIPGPAEWATIVEALESANAVLVIRSHPLGAGEYAPPPGTDRVRRLGADLIADVTPVLPAFDALITDYSSLIYDTALIPLPVVFFAPDERRYAVERGFYGRYRDLAGEDAATTWGEVARRLAIVLLDDSERARRIARAQDLSSRVHAYRDGRNAERVYRAIRRGLAASRTTKGKE; translated from the coding sequence ATGGGGTCGTTCTCGTTCTCGTCGGGCAACGCGGCGCAGGTGCTGAGACTCCCGCTCCACGTGCTGGGCCTCGTTGCGACGCGGTTTATCCCTCGGTCCAGGGATCTGTGGGTGTTCGGCTCCGCCGCCGGAATCGGCGAGGGGGCGTGGGCGCTCTGGCAGGTCGCCGCGGCGAACGGGGAGCACGCCGTCTGGCTGACGGGCTCCGAGAAGGATGCCGCTGCCGCCCGACGCGCCGGCGTGCCTTCTGTGCCGAAGGGCGGTGTGCGCGGGTTCTGGCTCACTGCCAGGGCCAGGGTGGTCGTCGTCACCCACGGCGCCGGCGATGTGAACCGGTACGGGACTGCGGGATCATTCCTCGTCCAGCTGTGGCATGGCATCCCCCTAAAGCGCCTCGGACTCGACTCACCGGTCACAGCGAAAGCGCCGGTCAACCTGCCGGGACTCGCTCCTCTCCTGCGGTACGCCTACCGGCGCACGCAACGACGCATCTGTCTGCTGCCCGCCGCATCCCACCTCGTCCGCGGTCGCCTGGAGTCGGCATTCGGGCTGAGTCACGACAGGATCCCGGTCACCGGTGAACCCCGTGTGGACGTGCTCGCCGACGGCTCGGCAGCAGACGCACGGGCTTCGGTCGAGGCGCTGGTCGGACCGACTTCCGGCGCGCACCTCGTGCTTTACGCACCCACGTGGCGGGACGGGGCGCCGGATCCCGCGATCCCGGGGCCGGCCGAATGGGCGACGATCGTCGAGGCGCTCGAATCGGCGAATGCCGTCCTCGTGATCCGCTCGCACCCCCTCGGCGCGGGGGAGTACGCGCCACCCCCGGGGACGGACCGCGTCCGGCGGCTGGGAGCGGACCTCATCGCGGACGTCACACCGGTTCTCCCGGCGTTCGATGCATTGATCACCGACTACTCCTCCCTCATCTACGACACGGCGCTCATCCCGCTTCCCGTCGTGTTCTTCGCTCCGGACGAGCGTCGCTACGCCGTCGAACGGGGCTTCTACGGGAGATATCGCGACCTCGCGGGCGAGGATGCGGCGACCACGTGGGGCGAGGTCGCACGCCGACTCGCGATCGTTCTCCTCGACGACTCCGAGCGTGCCCGGCGGATCGCACGGGCACAGGACCTCAGTTCTCGCGTCCACGCCTACCGTGACGGCCGTAACGCCGAGCGCGTGTACCGCGCCATCCGGCGCGGTCTCGCCGCGTCGCGAACGACGAAAGGCAAGGAATGA
- a CDS encoding DUF6328 family protein: MSARDPDVTSDAQPDGRDETQDERADRNWSEVLQELRVLQTGTQILTGFLLALAFQPSFGDLNATQRGMYLVLVVLSAFSAVVALAPVSVHRLLFARRAKPAIVRFGHLCMLGSLGLVSLLLIGVVVFVFDVVVGGAASWVAGAGLAAVIVGLWVVAPVIARRRSERTS, from the coding sequence ATGTCTGCGCGAGACCCCGATGTCACTTCGGACGCCCAACCCGACGGTCGGGACGAGACGCAAGACGAGCGGGCGGACCGAAACTGGAGCGAGGTGCTGCAGGAGCTGCGCGTGCTCCAGACCGGAACCCAGATCCTCACAGGGTTCCTCCTCGCCCTCGCCTTCCAGCCCTCGTTCGGCGACCTGAACGCGACCCAGCGGGGGATGTACCTGGTGTTGGTGGTGCTGTCCGCGTTCAGCGCCGTCGTCGCTCTCGCTCCCGTATCGGTCCACCGGCTCCTCTTCGCGCGGCGTGCGAAGCCCGCGATCGTTCGCTTCGGTCACCTCTGCATGCTGGGCTCGCTCGGGCTGGTGTCCCTGCTCCTGATCGGCGTCGTGGTGTTCGTGTTCGACGTCGTCGTCGGTGGTGCGGCATCCTGGGTGGCGGGTGCCGGTCTCGCCGCCGTCATCGTGGGACTGTGGGTCGTCGCACCCGTGATCGCCCGTCGTCGTTCGGAGAGGACCTCATGA
- the crtI gene encoding phytoene desaturase family protein, with translation MTRRIAIIGGGITGLATAALLADRGDEVTVFEALDDVGGRAGSWEKDGFRFDTGPSWYLMPEVFDHFFALLGTTAAEQLDLVRLDPAYRVYHEGEREPFDVVSGRDAAVAAFEAREPGAGAKLAAYLDSAGEIYDLAVSRFLYDPYVSVKGLAHPDVLRKLGTLLPLLLRPLSTHVEKQFSDPVLQQVLGYPAVFLGGSPYDAPSLYHLMSHLDLDDGVLYPRGGFVQIIRAIARLAEERGAVIRTSSKVDRIITVGDVATGIHLADGTRVEADHVISTADMHHTETELLEPDLRSRSDAWWDKRVPSFGALLILLGVEGELPELEHHTLLFTKDWKANFDAIFGEDTTGAIPDPASLYVCRPSATDDDVAPAGHENLFVLVPMPAAPELGRGGVDGAGDAPIEAAADAVIAQIAAWTGVADLADRVRVRRTISPGDFAADFGSFRGGALGLAHTLRQSAMFRPGLRSKVDGLLYAGQTVLPGVGLPMCLISAELVVKLLDGDISTGQIPEPLASER, from the coding sequence ATGACCCGCCGCATCGCCATCATCGGAGGCGGGATCACCGGTCTCGCGACCGCTGCGCTCCTCGCCGACCGCGGGGATGAGGTGACCGTTTTCGAGGCTCTGGACGACGTCGGCGGTCGCGCCGGCAGCTGGGAGAAGGACGGCTTCCGCTTCGACACGGGCCCCAGCTGGTACCTCATGCCCGAGGTCTTCGACCACTTCTTCGCTCTCCTCGGCACGACTGCTGCGGAGCAGCTCGACCTCGTACGGCTCGACCCCGCCTACCGCGTCTACCACGAGGGCGAGCGTGAGCCGTTCGACGTCGTGTCGGGACGGGATGCCGCCGTCGCGGCCTTCGAGGCGCGCGAACCCGGCGCCGGTGCGAAGCTCGCCGCGTACCTCGACTCCGCCGGCGAGATCTACGACCTCGCCGTCTCGCGGTTCCTCTACGACCCGTACGTCTCCGTGAAGGGACTGGCCCACCCCGACGTCCTCAGGAAGCTCGGGACGCTCCTGCCGCTCCTGCTGCGCCCGCTCTCGACCCACGTCGAGAAGCAGTTCTCCGATCCGGTCCTCCAGCAGGTGCTCGGGTACCCGGCAGTGTTCCTGGGCGGCTCCCCGTACGACGCTCCGAGCCTGTACCACCTGATGAGCCACCTCGACCTCGACGACGGCGTGCTGTATCCGCGGGGCGGCTTCGTGCAGATCATCCGCGCCATTGCCCGCCTGGCCGAGGAGCGCGGTGCCGTGATCCGGACCTCGAGCAAAGTCGATCGGATCATCACCGTCGGCGACGTGGCCACCGGCATCCATCTCGCCGACGGCACCCGCGTCGAAGCCGATCACGTCATCTCCACGGCCGACATGCACCACACCGAGACGGAGCTGCTCGAGCCCGACCTCCGCTCGCGGAGCGACGCCTGGTGGGACAAGCGCGTCCCCTCGTTCGGCGCCCTCCTGATCCTCCTCGGCGTCGAAGGCGAACTGCCCGAGCTCGAGCACCACACCCTCCTGTTCACGAAGGACTGGAAGGCGAACTTCGACGCGATCTTCGGCGAGGACACCACCGGCGCGATCCCCGATCCCGCATCGCTGTACGTGTGCCGACCGAGCGCCACGGATGACGACGTCGCACCCGCCGGCCACGAGAACCTGTTCGTCCTCGTCCCCATGCCGGCCGCTCCCGAGCTCGGTCGCGGCGGCGTCGACGGCGCCGGCGACGCCCCTATCGAGGCCGCCGCGGACGCCGTCATCGCCCAGATCGCCGCCTGGACGGGTGTCGCCGACCTCGCCGACCGCGTGCGCGTGCGCCGCACCATCTCGCCCGGCGACTTCGCCGCCGACTTCGGCTCCTTCCGGGGCGGTGCGCTCGGCCTCGCCCACACCCTGCGGCAGTCGGCCATGTTCCGCCCGGGTCTGCGCTCGAAGGTGGACGGGCTGCTCTACGCCGGCCAGACGGTCCTGCCGGGCGTCGGTCTGCCGATGTGCCTCATCTCCGCCGAACTCGTCGTCAAACTCCTCGACGGCGACATCTCCACGGGTCAGATCCCCGAGCCCCTCGCCTCGGAGCGCTGA
- a CDS encoding polyprenyl synthetase family protein: protein MIALSAIARREIDDALQVALERLRIRSAALGEASAALGEATAASATGGKQLRPALVVAAFQAFGGDIGHSPGLWRVAAAFELLHAAFVVHDDLIDGDVERRGIPNVVGRFRERALARGGDADDANLLGAAAAVLAGDLLLFEATRLIATAPVTAPQRAALFVLLDDALLVSAAGELADVEQTIGADLPPTDSLIRTARDKTAFYSFQAPLAAGALLAGASDDERTALESAGSAIGVAFQLADDLIGTFGSRAEAGREPGADLRASKRTPLIAMAAETEAWPRIASALAMAPTGPIAIAEAQRELAASGARDRAVEMIAETLRAARSHAADAALPRDAVVLLASLAAAVEDRIPR, encoded by the coding sequence ATGATCGCCCTGTCCGCAATTGCCCGACGCGAGATCGATGATGCCCTGCAGGTCGCGCTCGAGCGTCTCCGCATCCGTTCCGCCGCCCTCGGCGAGGCATCGGCCGCCCTCGGCGAGGCCACCGCCGCCTCCGCCACGGGCGGGAAGCAGCTGCGACCAGCGCTCGTCGTCGCGGCGTTCCAGGCCTTCGGCGGCGACATCGGCCACTCCCCCGGACTGTGGCGCGTCGCCGCAGCGTTCGAACTCCTGCACGCCGCATTCGTGGTGCACGACGACCTGATCGACGGAGACGTCGAGCGTCGCGGCATCCCGAACGTCGTCGGACGGTTCCGCGAACGCGCTCTGGCGCGCGGCGGGGATGCCGATGACGCGAACCTCCTCGGGGCCGCTGCGGCGGTCCTCGCCGGCGATCTCCTGCTCTTCGAGGCGACGCGCCTGATCGCCACCGCGCCCGTGACCGCACCGCAGCGCGCCGCGCTGTTCGTCCTCCTCGACGACGCCCTGCTGGTCTCGGCCGCCGGCGAACTCGCCGACGTCGAGCAGACCATCGGCGCGGACCTCCCGCCCACCGATTCGCTGATCCGCACCGCCCGCGACAAGACGGCCTTCTACTCCTTCCAGGCCCCGCTCGCCGCCGGTGCGCTCCTCGCGGGAGCCAGCGACGACGAGCGCACGGCACTCGAATCCGCGGGCTCGGCGATCGGGGTGGCCTTCCAACTCGCCGACGACCTCATCGGCACCTTCGGGTCTCGGGCGGAGGCCGGGCGCGAGCCGGGTGCCGATCTCCGCGCGTCGAAGCGGACGCCTCTGATTGCCATGGCGGCCGAAACCGAGGCGTGGCCGCGCATCGCGTCCGCCCTCGCCATGGCGCCGACCGGTCCCATCGCCATCGCCGAGGCGCAGCGCGAGCTCGCCGCCAGCGGCGCACGGGATCGTGCTGTCGAGATGATCGCCGAGACGCTCCGCGCCGCACGCAGCCATGCCGCCGACGCCGCGCTCCCGCGCGACGCCGTCGTTCTGCTCGCCTCCCTCGCGGCTGCCGTGGAGGACCGCATCCCTCGATGA
- the idi gene encoding isopentenyl-diphosphate Delta-isomerase translates to MSDIEYVVLMDDDGRDIGTAPKATVHGTDTALHFAFSCHVYNSQGQILVTRRALSKAAWPGVWTNSFCGHPGPGEAVLDAVHRRAAHEVGLAVRDVTPTIPGFRYRAVDASGIVENEICPVYVAYTDEEPVLNPDEVAEARWVDPADLAASVSAAPWAFSPWLVLQAQQFDLADPVSVRRAS, encoded by the coding sequence GTGTCTGACATCGAGTACGTCGTCTTGATGGATGATGACGGCCGCGACATCGGGACGGCTCCCAAGGCAACGGTCCACGGTACCGACACGGCACTCCATTTCGCATTCTCCTGCCACGTCTACAACTCGCAAGGCCAGATCCTGGTGACGCGCCGAGCGCTCAGCAAGGCGGCGTGGCCCGGAGTATGGACCAACTCGTTCTGCGGTCACCCCGGCCCGGGCGAAGCGGTCCTCGACGCCGTCCACCGGCGCGCCGCGCACGAGGTCGGGTTGGCCGTACGCGACGTGACGCCGACCATCCCGGGCTTCCGCTACCGCGCGGTCGATGCATCCGGGATCGTCGAGAACGAGATCTGCCCCGTCTACGTCGCCTACACGGACGAGGAGCCGGTGCTCAATCCGGACGAAGTCGCCGAAGCACGATGGGTCGACCCTGCCGACCTCGCCGCCTCGGTCTCGGCGGCGCCCTGGGCGTTCAGCCCGTGGCTCGTCCTCCAGGCGCAGCAGTTCGATCTGGCAGACCCGGTGTCCGTCCGGAGGGCCTCATGA
- a CDS encoding MarR family winged helix-turn-helix transcriptional regulator — translation MVAEPWVPTTERGAVVMSALEAVRAFSDSLDRMYAGMRGDMDMNATDLAALRMLIIREQHGEVVKPNDLASHLAISTASTTKLLDRLTADGYLNRIPHPHDRRARIVVLTDEARTTFRRHFGDRLRRMRTAADAYTDSELRTIVRFLADMETAMLPD, via the coding sequence ATGGTTGCAGAACCGTGGGTCCCGACCACCGAGCGTGGCGCTGTCGTGATGAGTGCACTCGAGGCCGTCCGCGCGTTCTCGGACTCCCTGGATCGAATGTACGCGGGTATGCGCGGTGACATGGACATGAACGCGACCGATCTCGCGGCGCTGCGGATGCTCATCATCCGGGAGCAGCACGGCGAGGTCGTGAAGCCGAACGACCTGGCGTCGCACCTCGCCATCTCGACGGCGTCGACGACGAAGCTGCTGGACCGGCTCACCGCAGACGGTTACCTGAACCGCATCCCGCATCCGCATGATCGTCGCGCTCGAATCGTTGTGCTGACCGACGAGGCGCGCACGACGTTCCGCCGTCACTTCGGCGACAGGCTGCGTCGGATGCGGACTGCCGCAGACGCCTACACGGATTCGGAGCTCCGCACGATCGTGCGCTTCCTGGCGGACATGGAGACGGCGATGCTGCCGGACTGA
- a CDS encoding lycopene cyclase domain-containing protein has translation MTYPLIVVPFLVITVTVTLASLRRPGRRERLIASAWTAAVLFVLTAIFDNIMIAADLFTYPEEHISGIRVGLAPVEDFAYPLCVAFLLPAISALIPERRDAA, from the coding sequence GTGACGTACCCGCTCATCGTCGTCCCGTTCCTCGTGATCACGGTCACCGTGACGCTCGCCTCTCTCCGGCGCCCCGGCCGTCGCGAACGACTGATCGCCTCAGCGTGGACGGCTGCCGTTCTCTTCGTCCTCACCGCGATCTTCGACAACATCATGATCGCCGCGGACCTCTTCACGTATCCCGAAGAGCACATCAGCGGCATCCGCGTCGGGCTCGCTCCTGTCGAGGACTTCGCCTACCCGCTCTGCGTCGCTTTCCTCCTCCCCGCGATCTCGGCCCTGATTCCCGAACGAAGGGATGCCGCGTGA
- a CDS encoding aminotransferase class I/II-fold pyridoxal phosphate-dependent enzyme has protein sequence MLHISGAWQRAARGAGLLSPDGDLTPTIFAEITAAAVRHDAVNLGQGFPDEDGPSEVLDAALTAIRSGVNQYPPGRGMPVLREAVADHQHRFYGVDLDPDREVLVTAGATEALTAAILALLDGSDDEVVVFEPFYDSYAAAVALAGARLVPVPLRWPGLEPDVDDLRTAVTDRTRIILVNDPHNPTGTMFSAEVREEIVRLAHLHDALIVTDEVYEHLVMSGSHTPIATLPGAAERTLTISSGGKTFRTTGWKVGWISGPADLVDAVLAVKQYLTYVNGAPFQPAIAVGLGLPDRYFEDLAATQRERRDLLGAGLVAAGFEVSTPAGSYFTVADVRSMLAEGEDAADFCRALPERVGVAAIPVTAFVTPGHRAEYATLVRFASCKRTDVIAEAARRLAASAR, from the coding sequence GTGCTGCACATATCCGGCGCCTGGCAACGCGCAGCCCGCGGAGCGGGCCTCCTGTCCCCCGACGGCGACCTGACCCCCACGATCTTCGCCGAGATCACGGCGGCGGCCGTCCGGCACGACGCCGTCAATCTCGGCCAGGGCTTCCCCGACGAGGACGGGCCTTCAGAGGTGCTCGACGCAGCTCTGACAGCGATCCGCAGCGGCGTCAATCAGTACCCGCCGGGGCGCGGCATGCCGGTCCTCCGAGAGGCGGTCGCGGACCACCAGCACCGGTTCTACGGCGTCGACCTCGATCCCGACCGCGAAGTCCTCGTCACCGCCGGCGCGACGGAGGCCCTGACCGCCGCGATCCTCGCGCTCCTCGACGGCTCCGATGACGAGGTCGTCGTCTTCGAACCGTTCTACGACTCCTACGCGGCTGCGGTCGCGCTCGCCGGGGCGCGCCTCGTTCCGGTCCCGTTGCGGTGGCCCGGCCTGGAGCCGGATGTGGACGACCTCCGGACGGCCGTCACCGACCGGACCCGGATCATCCTCGTCAACGATCCCCACAACCCGACCGGAACGATGTTCTCCGCCGAGGTCCGCGAGGAGATCGTCCGGCTCGCGCATCTGCACGACGCGCTCATCGTGACCGACGAGGTCTACGAGCACCTGGTGATGTCGGGCAGCCACACACCGATCGCGACACTGCCCGGCGCAGCCGAGCGGACGCTCACGATCTCGTCCGGAGGGAAGACGTTCCGGACGACGGGATGGAAGGTCGGCTGGATCAGCGGGCCCGCTGATCTCGTGGACGCCGTCCTCGCCGTCAAGCAGTACCTCACCTACGTGAACGGGGCACCGTTCCAGCCCGCGATCGCCGTCGGCCTCGGCTTGCCCGACCGATACTTCGAGGACCTGGCGGCGACCCAGCGGGAACGGCGTGACCTGCTGGGCGCCGGACTCGTCGCCGCGGGATTCGAGGTGAGCACCCCCGCGGGCTCGTACTTCACGGTCGCCGACGTCCGCTCGATGCTCGCCGAGGGGGAGGATGCCGCCGACTTCTGCCGCGCGCTCCCCGAGCGCGTCGGCGTGGCGGCGATTCCCGTGACGGCGTTCGTGACACCCGGCCACCGGGCGGAGTACGCAACGCTCGTCCGCTTCGCATCCTGCAAGCGGACGGACGTCATCGCAGAGGCTGCGCGGCGTTTGGCGGCATCCGCCCGTTGA
- a CDS encoding squalene/phytoene synthase family protein: MSDSLYDETAAAAAASVIRAYSTSFGLATTLLGPRVRGHVRNVYALVRVADEIVDGAADAAGVPLDEQRRVLDALEAETYAAIDRGFSANLVVHAFARTSRQSGIARVHIEPFFASMRTDLERAEHDDASHDDYVYGSAEVVGLMCLQVFVNAGSASPRDPDAELVSGARRLGAAFQDINFLRDHADDAGRLGRDYLGVGVGAERRADVLARIDADLDAAAATIPLLPADCRVAVATAHGLFASLAERLHRTEDVDTRVRVPNPVKAAIAVRAAVAHRTLLPARRSAPSRRSPA; this comes from the coding sequence ATGAGCGACTCCCTTTACGACGAGACCGCAGCAGCAGCGGCGGCATCCGTCATCCGCGCCTACTCCACGTCCTTCGGACTCGCCACCACTCTTCTCGGGCCGCGCGTGCGGGGCCATGTGCGGAACGTGTACGCTCTCGTCCGGGTCGCCGACGAGATCGTCGACGGTGCTGCCGATGCCGCAGGCGTCCCGCTGGACGAGCAGCGACGCGTCCTCGACGCACTCGAGGCGGAGACCTACGCGGCGATCGACCGCGGCTTCAGCGCGAACCTCGTCGTGCATGCGTTCGCGCGGACCTCGAGGCAGAGCGGGATCGCGAGGGTGCATATCGAGCCGTTCTTCGCGTCGATGCGAACCGACCTCGAGCGGGCCGAGCACGACGACGCCTCGCACGACGACTACGTGTACGGCTCCGCGGAGGTCGTCGGCCTCATGTGCCTGCAGGTCTTCGTCAACGCGGGGAGCGCGTCACCGCGGGATCCCGACGCGGAGCTCGTTTCGGGTGCCCGGCGACTCGGAGCGGCGTTCCAGGACATCAACTTCCTGCGCGACCACGCCGATGACGCGGGCCGCCTCGGCCGGGACTACCTCGGCGTGGGTGTCGGCGCCGAGCGACGCGCCGACGTCCTCGCACGCATCGACGCGGATCTGGATGCCGCCGCCGCGACGATCCCGCTCCTTCCCGCGGACTGCCGTGTCGCAGTCGCGACGGCGCACGGGCTGTTCGCCTCGCTCGCCGAGAGGCTGCACCGCACCGAGGATGTCGACACGCGCGTCCGCGTGCCCAATCCCGTCAAAGCCGCGATCGCGGTGCGCGCCGCCGTCGCGCACCGCACCCTGCTCCCCGCCCGACGGTCCGCACCCTCACGGAGGTCCCCCGCATGA
- a CDS encoding lycopene cyclase domain-containing protein: MPGLYLGALIVSALGVLAVDLRHRLAFGEAPRRTAVLVLCGTVFLLVWDLVGIATGVFVRGESPLLIGIDLAPHLPLEEPVFLAFLCHLALVIHAGVTRARAARRRPRGQETT; the protein is encoded by the coding sequence ATGCCGGGTCTCTACCTCGGCGCCCTGATCGTCTCGGCGCTCGGCGTGCTCGCCGTCGACCTGCGTCACCGACTCGCTTTCGGAGAGGCCCCGCGACGGACCGCTGTCCTCGTCCTCTGCGGGACCGTATTCCTCCTCGTCTGGGATCTCGTCGGGATCGCGACCGGCGTCTTCGTCCGTGGCGAGAGCCCGCTCCTCATCGGGATCGACCTCGCTCCGCACCTGCCGCTCGAGGAACCCGTCTTCCTCGCTTTCCTCTGTCACCTCGCCCTCGTGATCCACGCCGGCGTGACGCGCGCCCGCGCCGCACGACGCCGGCCCCGCGGACAGGAGACGACGTGA
- a CDS encoding carbon-nitrogen hydrolase family protein: MTVTPLGVAVAQFAPTADESANLDAIADLVERARRRGADVVLFPEYSSYFVDPFDASLAEHAQDLDGPFVRALTALAAAHDVHIVAGLVERAASPGRVRNTVVAVDAGGIVARYRKLHLYDAFGQRESDWVEPGDIDVAETFDTGGIRFALMTCYDLRFPEVARVLADTGAHVVLVAAEWVRGPLKEDHWRTLLQARAIENTLYVAGADHPPPLGVGHSVVIDPQGVPVVHIGTATDVAVAFVDVRAVERVRRVNPALALRRYTVVPRV; this comes from the coding sequence ATGACCGTCACGCCCCTCGGCGTCGCCGTGGCCCAGTTCGCTCCGACCGCCGATGAGTCGGCCAACCTCGACGCCATCGCCGACCTGGTGGAGCGTGCACGCCGCCGCGGCGCCGACGTCGTGCTCTTCCCGGAGTACTCGAGCTACTTCGTCGACCCCTTCGACGCCTCCCTGGCAGAGCACGCACAGGACCTCGACGGACCGTTCGTCCGCGCGCTCACCGCGCTGGCGGCGGCGCACGACGTGCACATCGTCGCGGGGCTGGTCGAACGGGCGGCGTCCCCGGGCCGAGTCCGGAACACCGTCGTCGCCGTGGATGCCGGTGGCATCGTCGCGCGGTACCGCAAGCTCCACCTGTACGACGCCTTCGGGCAGCGCGAATCGGACTGGGTCGAGCCGGGGGACATCGACGTCGCGGAGACGTTCGACACCGGCGGCATCCGGTTCGCCCTCATGACCTGCTACGACCTCCGCTTCCCGGAGGTCGCCCGCGTGCTCGCGGACACCGGCGCGCACGTCGTCCTCGTCGCAGCGGAATGGGTGCGGGGCCCCCTGAAAGAGGACCACTGGCGCACGCTGCTGCAGGCCCGCGCCATAGAGAACACCCTGTACGTCGCCGGCGCGGACCACCCGCCGCCGCTCGGCGTGGGGCACTCGGTCGTCATCGACCCGCAGGGCGTGCCGGTCGTGCACATCGGGACGGCCACCGATGTCGCCGTCGCCTTCGTCGACGTGCGTGCCGTCGAGCGGGTGCGCCGCGTCAATCCCGCCCTCGCCCTGCGCCGGTACACGGTCGTTCCGCGCGTGTGA